The DNA window TATTTAGTAATTTGATCGTATTCCTCCCTTACGTTGTCacattgcttcttcttttttcccctttacTGTTTAGCAGTCAAGAAAACTTTAAGGTATTTTCCTGTTTCCAGTAAACAAAGATCAgtatactaaatataaaaagttgGGTTGATGTTTGTCTTGTCATCAAACCGGCTTGCAATATCAGAATGTCATATAGATAGAGTATGCATCGGTCTATATATGATTTTTGCCAACTGTTCCAGTTTAACATATGTCTCTTTTAAAGTCATTTGACTTGGCCTTCAGTAGTGATCACTTGTAGCTTGCCATGTCTGACTGGTTCTTCATATTGCAGTATGCTCATCGCAGGTGTATACAGAGGTGGTGTAATGAGAAGGGTAACACTACATGTGAGATATGCCTCCAGGTGTGTTCCGTTCTTTCATATAGCTTCAATCTAGTTACTATTCTTTGGTTGTAGGGAATCTTCGTAGTTTACAAGATGCTCTAGTCTTTGCCATCAACAAACTGAACCataattttaatgataataaattgGATTGGTTTCAGGAGTTCAAGCCTGGTTATACAGCACCACCACCCCTGTTCCAAATTGGGTTTCCAATGAACTTGAGGTAATCTGGAGTGCTTCTTGGTTTTCGTATGAGATCTGTctaattgtttttccatttcACTAGAACCTCAACAATGTGCTCCAACATTTTTATCAGGGGAAATTGGGAGACGTCTAGAAGGGAGTTAAATGGTCCTCGCTTCATAGCAGTGGTCTCATCTGAACATAACTTCCTGAATACTGACTATTATGAGTATTCAGCCTCAACTACAAGAAACACAATCTACTGTCGCTTGATTGCTGTGATTGTAAGTCTCTCTACTTTCTTTGATCAAATTATAGAGGATATTTTCATGGCGAACTTTGACATATGAAAGAGACACAACAACATGTTATGGACGTTCATTTCTCAGAAGTTTATGTTCTATTTTATCAGACAAtgctcttaaattttttttttaagagaaatctTGTTGCGTCATGGTGTTGTTCTACAATCTGATTACTCGTCTTGTTCTTTTGCAGTTCTTGGTTCTTTTAATTCTAAGGCACACTCTTCCTCTCATTCTTAATGGAACCAACAATGTCTCATTCCCAGTGTTTATGGTAAAACAAGTCGGATTActattttatttggaaaaaacaTTGATGAAAATCATGGGTGCAAAGCATAGGCTTACACTTTCTTGCTCTGTTTGACAGTTGTTATTTCTACGAATTGCTGGGATTATGCTTCCAATCTATGTCATGTTAAAAGCACTAACTGCTCTCCAGCGTCGCCGCCTCCATCAGGTGAGTTCTGGCCACAGGATACAAACCCTTGCTTCTTTTCTACATTTAAGATAAGATGTTGAGCTGACTGTAGACTCAATGCTCATCAACTTTTGGTTTCCTATTTTTTGGTTACGTTGATCATTAGGCGCCTCCAAATTCATCAATTCATTCGTATGATGAAGATGCTGAGCATTCAACCCTGCAGCCTCGGCCACATATAATAAATGTTCATTAGACTCCGCCAATCGTCAAGAAACTATTTTGTTTCAAGATAGATGGAGATAGTATCATTGtcaactgtaaaaaaaaaaaaagaaagatagatcAAATTTGCAAGGTGCTTTCTCACTGGGAAAAGTTCAATGGGTTCTGGATTCTGAAAGAACGTCTTATTGGTGTCAGGGAGATAAACAAACAATGGTTCCCTGGAAAACAACTGTGATTTAGATTCTTAGATATGCATTTTCTTTGCTGCTCCATCTTTTAAATACTCTGTACAGCCAAATAAGTTCCACTGTATATACAAACACATATAtatgaagaaattggaagtcaAATTATCAACAACTAAATTATACTTGCTCATGTTTCAAGGCTTGCGGTTTGGTTTTCTAGTAGTTTAGCATGTACACATATCAACGAGAGAACGAAGAAGAAGCTGACATAGCACTTCtacttaaaatataaattggttctgttattttcgttcaGTTTGATTGCGGAATCTCTGGATTCATATCTGTAACAGGGAAAACCAAATTAGTTGTTCTTGGGGGACTTGAAAGCTTCCCAAATGGGAGCAGTCCGAATTGCGGAcacccattttttttcctgcaattCTGTCTTTTAGGAAAGAACTTCTGCAGTTGGTTATGCTCTTCACTAAAAATCATGATGATTTTATAAGATGAGGATTGAGAAACCCACATAACTGGACAAAAACCCCCCATATCACCAATCTTGGGTAGTTTCTTCCAAACTTTTATTAAAGGAGCAACCAAAGAACTTAAATCCTTGCATTATGCTTCGCGTGCCTGAAATAATCATATGATAACAAGGGACCTTAGATGTGATGATGGAGCCCAAGTTTCAGTGAAGAAtgtctataaatataaatatgccGATAAGTATATGATTATTTCAGGCACGCGAAGCATAATGCAAGGATTTAAATTGAATGGGCAAGATTGTTCCACGTCTTAAATTGCCGCTAGAAGTAAAAACTAGTTTGTTCTCTTAGTCTGTTATTTTTGCTTTCCTCTTCCCCTTAAAACTCCAAAATCCGTTCTTtcttttccattatttttttgcttcccTAACGAGGGCAAGCCTCTCTTTCTATACGTAGCGACTAGAATTTGATGTCCAATCCCTTTGCAATAATACCGCATGACTAAACTAGTAACAGTTCGAGTCCCAAGTATAGAAGAGGGCTCGTCCACTGTAAAGAACTATAATTCAACCACATAATTCACAGGGAAAAAATAAGTCCGATAGAATATATTTTCACACCAGCTAACGCAGACTCTGAGCTAACACATCGTACTTATGTTCAAAAACTTGACACTGAACTAATCTCTCATGCCAAATGTAAAATCCAGCGGATGAAAGGGAACGGTCATACCCTTTTAAAACAGCAGATTCAATCTCTTAATAAGTTCCATCCTTTTCctcaggagaaaaaaaaaatccatcctaAACCGTGGATCATTGCAGTTTTTtaaagtgagataaaaaaaaaaaaaaaaaaacagagagagataaTGATCGCTTGTAAGActgaaattataatattaatctGTACAATCCAAAAGCGTGCACGGagggaaattttcaaaatatggTACAGAGTAGGACCTCAAAGCAGGTCAGTGAGATTGTAATCTGGATTCCTATTCAGAGCTGATTGAACCCGACCGGGCACCTTAATGACCGTGTATAGTTTTGTCCTTTTAACTATCTTAGTTCCAGCTTCTCCTTGGCCTGAAATATTGGGGaaggaaaacaaataagaaaattcaCCTGAACATTTTAAACTTCCGGTTAAtactttttatcaaatttgaaaaaacttatCGTCCCCATTAATATCAAATGTTCTTTAAGGAGTGTAGTTGGTGGTAATACTTCCGGGTTTTTTGCTGTGAACGCCAGCAGCAAGCAAGCGCTCCAAATGCACAGCTAGCAAGAGCGATTGCCAAAGCAGCCCCCACCGGAACCACAACTGCATTTGTTGAGGCCACTGGATCTACAATAGCCCCATCAGTCACTCCATCCCCAAGATGACCCTTCTCCTTGTACAAAGATGCAAGTGTTTTGCCATAATAACCAGTCAAGAACTTGTATACTTCATTCATGTCCCAATCTATTTGACTGGTTCCATTTTCTCTCCAGTTATGAGAGAGGTAACATGAAGGGCAGAGCTGTTTTGGAGGCCAAATAACCTTTGGGAACTTGGGGTCACCGGTTCCTAGAGAagcttcttttttcattaatctcttgttgaCTTTATTATGGGTACTCCACAACCAAAGGGCAAAGTCACGGGATGTGTTGAAAGGGATGGTGACACTGCAAATTGGAACAGCATATATAAGTTGGAAGGAGCTTGAGAACCTAAAGCTAACTTATTCTGAGTTGTTTTTACCTTGAAcacatttgataaaaatgttGACGACAATCCTCGCAAATAAAGAAGTTGTGGATAAAATCACATACAGCTCTGAATGCAAACTGGCTCTCTCCATCCTCAATCCTCACAGAGAGTGAATGCAGTAGAACCCAAAAACCACAGCTgcaaatgaagaaacaaaataatgaatCAAGGAAGAATTCGTTAAACAATTCAACTGTAGAGGAATTTTATAACAGTTATAGTTTGTTCCACAAGAGCAGGGGTTTGGTTTCCATGGTATGAAAAAACACTACTTAAGATGCCAAGTTTTATATTACTGACAACAGATATGCCTTCTTTTGTAAGAGAAGATAAGCCTCAAGCAGCAACAAATACTAAATACCATCTCATAAACATGTTGATAGAAGCCATCATAAGAATCCACACTCATACGCATGTTTAATGGCACACAAAAAGTAAAAGCAATTTATGCTCTTTTCCGatccaaaaaattaaactgcCATGCACTTTAAATTTGCTATTTCAGAGGTGAGAGCGGGCTAATGCTTATCAGTAGAAGGGAATGATTCTTGCATCTGATGGCAAATCTGCATTTTTTTGCCTATGATCTTGGAAAATGTTCAGAAAACTGAAGCAGTGGATCGGTCCTCCATTTCAGTCATAACAACTAGCAAGTGATGGTACAATGGAGATGATTGGCCTCAGAACATGACAATATAT is part of the Populus alba chromosome 10, ASM523922v2, whole genome shotgun sequence genome and encodes:
- the LOC118046349 gene encoding uncharacterized protein isoform X1, coding for MGDHFVLLVNRLITESTLEAAIESRNLSMQATASDTKIDKSFQKLDFGDISTPRKLVECRICQDEDEDSNMETPCSCCGSLKYAHRRCIQRWCNEKGNTTCEICLQEFKPGYTAPPPLFQIGFPMNLRGNWETSRRELNGPRFIAVVSSEHNFLNTDYYEYSASTTRNTIYCRLIAVIFLVLLILRHTLPLILNGTNNVSFPVFMLLFLRIAGIMLPIYVMLKALTALQRRRLHQAPPNSSIHSYDEDAEHSTLQPRPHIINVH
- the LOC118046349 gene encoding uncharacterized protein isoform X2 — its product is MLRPFWIIVSPFGEIIIHQKVYLLSSQKTKPNIFFPRYAHRRCIQRWCNEKGNTTCEICLQEFKPGYTAPPPLFQIGFPMNLRGNWETSRRELNGPRFIAVVSSEHNFLNTDYYEYSASTTRNTIYCRLIAVIFLVLLILRHTLPLILNGTNNVSFPVFMLLFLRIAGIMLPIYVMLKALTALQRRRLHQAPPNSSIHSYDEDAEHSTLQPRPHIINVH